From one Bombus affinis isolate iyBomAffi1 chromosome 9, iyBomAffi1.2, whole genome shotgun sequence genomic stretch:
- the LOC126919992 gene encoding uncharacterized protein LOC126919992: MVNQIFNAQILIYTTVILLNCSISIYFLYMQFSRPSNSIHSIELIMMYVLNCVLAALKIPLMSYDCENTMRQANKTIGLLHACPVDEGNAELIDEILQFSWQISYTQLERTKSVDYILNYGFVRYCLNFVVSNVVIMVQWSQHLIKNDPMIITNKTTTFQTLQENTSTVVQ, from the exons ATGGTGAACCAAATATTCAACGCCCAAATATTAATATACACGACCGTGATACTACTAAATTGTAGTATATCTATCTACTTCTTGTACATGCAATTCTCCAGACCATCTAATAGTATACATTCGATAGAATTAATAATGATGTACGTGTTGAACTGCGTCCTTGCTGCACTGAAAATCCCTCTAATGAGCTACGATTGCGAAAATACAATGAGACAG GCTAACAAAACGATAGGACTCCTCCACGCATGTCCTGTGGACGAGGGAAACGCAGAATTAATAGATGAg ATACTCCAATTCTCTTGGCAAATATCGTACACGCAACTTGAAAGAACAAAATCAGTTGATTATATATTAAACTATGGATTCGTTCGTTAC TGTCTCAACTTCGTAGTTTCTAATGTGGTGATTATGGTACAATGGAGCCAGCACTTGATAAAGAACGACCCAATGATAATCACAAACAAAACCACCACCTTTCAAACGTTACAAGAGAATACGAGCACAGTAGTACAGTAA
- the LOC126920127 gene encoding uncharacterized protein LOC126920127: MVYNIESVTYIFQYITHVLGYISIVIIGLYQSKNVSALIKQIDKVDERLKKLGIEIEYRSLLRHITIVGSFWLLNAVVESAIFIKMLIQNSLAPMEAFITFAYYYITNAQSVILYDYNTAIYWLGSRFKMINELLETFLLEKYKVKAEESNTETIFEPSHNFRNRFELNNWQSEGSLNVSEVSTTGSVSNVKEKILQEKVHILRQIRFLHLQVCKVSKVVNDIFNAQILIHTITTLLHCTICVYSLYMNFHRQPTLVIDQLDLTLIYMLDSVVGTLKIALMSYDCEYTMGQANKTIGNIHAYPVHEGNAELTDEILHFSWQISYTQLEKTKSVHYILNYGFVRYCLNFVISYLVIMIQWSQHLINNDPMIITNETTTFQTLQENTSIVV, encoded by the exons atGGTGTATAACATAGAAAGTGTCACATACATATTCCAATATATCACGCATGTACTGGGATACATAAGCATAGTGATCATTGGTCTGTACCAATCCAAG AACGTATCGGCCTTGATAAAACAGATCGACAAAGTGGACGAACGTCTGAAGAAATTGGGAATTGAAATCGAATATCGCAGCTTGCTTCGTCATATAACGATCGTCGGATCATTCTGGTTACTAAATGCGGTCGTAGAATCTGCAATTTTCATAAAGATGTTAATACAAAACTCTTTAGCGCCTATGGAAGCATTTATTACCTTTGCTTACTATTATATAACGAACGCCCAATCGGTCATATTATACGACTACAATACAGCGATTTA TTGGCTAGGATCGCGATTTAAGATGATAAACGAGCTTCTCGAAACGTTCCTCTTGGAGAAATACAAAGTAAAAGCAGAGGAATCCAATACGGAGACCATCTTCGAACCCAGTCATAATTTTCGAAATAGATTTGAATTGAACAATTGGCAGTCCGAAGGATCTTTAAATGTTTCAGAAGTATCTACGACGGGCAGCGTTTCGAATGTAAAAGAAAAGATCTTACAAGAAAAAGTTCATATACTTCGACAAATTAG GTTCCTGCATCTACAAGTGTGCAAAGTATCGAAGGTGGTGAACGATATATTCAACGCCCAAATATTAATACACACGATAACGACACTGCTACATTGTACTATATGTGTCTACAGTTTGTACATGAATTTTCACAGACAGCCTACTTTGGTAATAGATCAATTGGATCTGACATTGATATATATGTTGGACAGCGTGGTTGGTACTTTGAAGATCGCTTTAATGAGCTACGACTGCGAATATACAATGGGACag GCTAACAAAACGATAGGAAACATCCACGCGTATCCTGTGCACGAAGGAAACGCAGAATTAACAGATGAG ATCCTCCATTTTTCTTGGCAAATATCGTACACGCAACTTGAAAAAACAAAATCGGTTCATTACATATTGAACTATGGATTCGTCCGTTAC TGTCTCAACTTCGTAATATCTTACTTGGTAATTATGATACAATGGAGTCAGCACTTGATAAACAACGACCCAATGATAATCACAAACGAGACCACCACCTTTCAAACGCTACAAGAGAATACGAGCATAGTAGTATAG
- the LOC126920128 gene encoding uncharacterized protein LOC126920128: MIIGLYQSKNISTLIKQIDKVDELLKKLGIEIEYRTLHRHITIVGSFWLLNVVVEFAIFIMMLTQSSVTLLEVSMTFVYYYITNAQSVVLYDYNTAIYWLGSRFKMINELLETFLLEKYKVKTEVSNTETIFEPSHNFRNRFELNNWQSEGSLNVSEVSTMSGVSNVKQKILQEKVHILRQIRFLHLQVCKVSKMVNDIFNAQILIYAITTLLYCTICVYNLYMNLHRGSNSAKDLVNLILISVLDSVVGVLKVALMSYDCEYTMGQADKTIGNIHAYPVHEGNAELTDEILHFSWQISYTQLEKTKSVHYILNYGFIRYVMSQLRNFLCGDYGTMEPALDKQRPNDNHKRDHHLIREYKYSSIAMHSAR, from the exons ATGATAATTGGTCTGTACCAATCCAAG AACATATCAACCTTGATAAAGCAGATTGACAAAGTGGACGAGCTTTTAAAAAAATTGGGAATTGAAATCGAATATCGTACTTTGCATCGCCATATAACGATCGTCGGATCATTCTGGTTACTAAATGTGGTCGTAGAATTTGCAATTTTCATAATGATGTTAACACAAAGCTCTGTAACACTTTTGGAAGTATCTATGACCTTTGTTTACTATTATATAACGAACGCCCAATCGGTCGTATTATACGACTATAACACAGCGATTTA TTGGCTAGGATCGCGATTTAAAATGATAAACGAGCTTCTCGAAACGTTCCTCTTGGAGAAATACAAAGTAAAAACAGAGGTATCCAATACGGAGACCATCTTCGAACCCAGTCATAATTTTCGAAATAGATTTGAATTGAACAATTGGCAGTCCGAAGGATCTTTAAATGTTTCAGAAGTATCTACGATGAGCGGCGTTTCGAATGTAAAACAAAAGATCTTACAAGAAAAAGTTCATATACTTCGACAAATTAG GTTCCTGCATCTACAAGTGTGCAAGGTATCTAAGATGGTGAACGATATATTCAACGCCCAAATATTAATATACGCGATCACGACTCTGCTATATTGTACTATATGTGTTTACAACTtgtacatgaatcttcacagaGGGTCTAATTCTGCAAAAGATCTAGTGAATCTGATATTGATATCTGTATTGGACAGCGTGGTTGGAGTCTTGAAGGTCGCTTTAATGAGCTACGACTGCGAATATACAATGGGACag GCTGACAAAACGATAGGAAACATCCACGCGTATCCTGTGCACGAAGGAAACGCAGAATTAACAGATGAG ATCCTCCATTTTTCTTGGCAAATATCGTACACGCAACTTGAAAAAACAAAATCGGTTCATTACATATTGAACTATGGATTCATCCGTTACGTTA TGTCTCAACTTCGTAATTTCTTATGTGGTGATTATGGTACAATGGAGCCAGCACTTGATAAACAACGACCCAATGATAATCACAAACGAGACCACCACCTTATACGAGAATACAAGTATAGTAGTATAGCTATGCATAGTGCTCGATAG
- the LOC126920780 gene encoding putative gustatory receptor 28b, translated as MFKPKTLRQTIVPSLVMNFLFGMGISDVFSKKPSKLIEYAYTLCVLILVNVVGILMIPYFNKYYIISMLSLSRIAFKLLIYANLWTLSTLIVASRLNAQKLRALIALIESNDEAMEKIGLPRMYRTLFVYQIKEFIFYGFITVVFVAVTSKWHFATSAPTIMKLCLSFVAHVPFIVIYVSSATFGFWVTCLRLKLHQLNQLLHSMLATMTPESSLYKRFLQMKNDFEDNKFWSFRNEQGSHGNTNKIRSIKQMHLEIIKIVKVVNDTFGMQILLLMTTSVIFTITFLYILYRIIWLDLTMDELVKELVSVICWFLVYASQILHVNHVCAKTNLEVTIMGDVICDLYEPSTSNEFRAEIRNFTLQLIQNPVVFTAHGYFNLDHTFIQAVIGTITTYLIIMIQVGDLTKSRTKTLNNESNSILF; from the exons ATGTTCAAACCGAAAACTCTCAGGCAAACCATAGTGCCGTCGTTGGTGATGAATTTTCTTTTCGGGATGGGCATCAGTGACGTTTTTAGCAAAAAACCATCGAAACTGATAGAGTACGCGTACACACTGTGTGTTTTGATACTGGTTAATGTCGTTGGTATATTAATGATAccttatttcaataaatattatataattagcATGCTCAGCTTAAGTCGAATCGCGTTCAAATTACTGATTTATGCGAATCTTTGGACATTAAGCACGTTGATCGTCGCCAGCAGATTAAATGCGCAG AAATTACGTGCTTTGATCGCACTCATAGAATCGAACGATGAAGCGATGGAAAAAATAGGATTGCCACGAATGTATCGTACGCTGTTCGTGTATCAGATAAAGGAATTCATTTTTTACGGATTTATCACAGTCGTTTTCGTCGCAGTCACTTCCAAATGGCATTTTGCAACATCCGCGCCAACGATAATGAAACTGTGCCTTTCCTTCGTAGCCCACGTTCCATTCATAGTCATCTACGTTTCCAGCGCTACCTTCGGCTTTTGGGTCAC GTGCTTGAGGTTGAAGCTTCACCAACTGAATCAATTGCTTCATAGTATGTTGGCCACGATGACACCGGAATCGTCATTGTATAAAAGATTTCTACAGATGAAGAACGATTTCGAGGACAATAAATTCTGGTCGTTTAGGAATGAACAAGGGAGCCATGGAAACACGAACAAGATAAGATCAATAAA GCAAATGCATCTAGAGATAATCAAGATCGTGAAAGTGGTGAATGACACGTTCGGCATGCAGATTCTGTTGCTGATGACCACATCGGTTATCTTCACCATTACTTTCCTCTACATATTGTACAGGATTATATGGCTGGATCTGACCATGGATGAACTTGTGAAAGAACTGGTCTCCGTGATTTGCTGGTTCTTGGTTTACGCGTCGCAAATCTTGCATGTGAATCACGTTTGTGCTAAAACGAACTTAGAG GTAACAATTATGGGCGATGTTATTTGCGACCTGTACGAACCATCCACCAGCAACGAATTTCGAGCAGAG ATTCGAAATTTCACCCTACAGCTGATACAAAATCCGGTGGTATTCACAGCTCATGGATATTTCAACCTGGATCACACGTTTATTCAAGCA GTCATTGGAACGATTACCACATATCTGATAATTATGATTCAAGTGGGCGATTTGACGAAGTCACGAACGAAAACTCTGAACAACGAATCCAATTCGATTTTATTCTAA
- the LOC126920779 gene encoding protein KRI1 homolog — MITLFNGNNSDSDEELKINTDYAKNYNNWRQKEELNKLKTKYGDVNDDTNLDESSDSESSSEKEEENELTQQFDKDFYKTLALLKNKDPKIYNQNVTFFDDTNKAQEEYIEKKKQKTKKEKAIFLRDYERNIIVEREGKFSDSEDESILKKDKSETKQITYAQEQKELKESFKGALHDEEEEDDLLKPKTKSESEKAKEEADYKEWLKGQRTNINENEQQVLKPLRDFWSSSNLDANEKFLRDYVLNDKYLDKNTGSDDDEYDDEGRNYLIHDSDENLSEDEKNIEKQEEFELKYNFRFEEPDQEFIKRYPRSMENSLRRKDTRRAEKRAEVKKRKEDEKLRKQEELKQLKALKRKEIEEKIEKLKEITGNDDIQFNDIDLEGDFDPAKYDQKMNQIFNDDYYAVPEGNAKPEFQDIDEELGIEDTWDNYDPNTENLADDDGYEGPHCEDPEFNMDADYNPLKRVQEEMEMDSKRRKRRRRSKFAELIAKEKPKFDPQQHKSYEEYFDKYYSLDYEDMIGDIPCRFKYREVVPNDYGLSIEEILVADDKELNKWCSLKKALQYRPEHAELNDVQMYKQKAKNEALKRKILTSLYKQAEDDEEEDKKEISTTTTVNESTETKKKRRKKKKKIQDDQNDSATVEINHETSKYNKQPNESDEKMKNNVNVTQEKSKKHAKSEKRKSEEQREQPKKKKLKINKLEESINSTENKILEEEKTTGEPIDKEFSSKKKVSDQNHNESNVKHSKKTKLKEKMTKKKLDKKKKKNGTKDGEISDIASLNPERLKVYGINPKKLKNKLKYGKKKQ, encoded by the exons ATGATTACTTTATTTAACGGTAATAATTCTGATTCTGatgaagaattaaaaataaatacagattATGCTAAAAACTATAACAATTGGCGGCAGAAGGAAGAATTAAATAAGT TAAAAACAAAATACGGAGACGTTAATGACGATACAAACTTAGATGAAAGTTCTGACAGTGAGAGTTCTtctgaaaaagaagaagaaaat GAGCTGACAcagcaatttgataaagatttTTATAAGACACTAGCCCTTCTAAAAAATAAAGACCCAAAAATTTATAACCAAAATGTAACATTTTTTGATGATACTAATAAGGCACAGGAAGAATATATTGAAAAGAAGAAGCAAaaaactaaaaaagaaaaagctatTTTTCTCAGAGATTATGAAAGGAACATCATCGTGGAAAGGGAAGGGAAATTTAGCGACAGTGAGGATGAAAGTATACTGAAAAAAGATAAATCAGAAACTAAACAAATCACATATGCACAAGAGCaaaaagaattaaaagaaaGTTTCAAAGGTGCATTGCATGACGAGGAAGAGGAAGATGATTTGCTAAAACCAAAAACCAAATCTGAAAGTGAAAAAGCAAAA GAAGAGGCAGATTACAAGGAATGGTTGAAAGGACAAAGGacaaatataaatgaaaatgagCAGCAGGTACTTAAACCTCTGCGTGATTTTTGGTCTAGCTCTAATTTAGATGCTAATGAGAAATTCTTAAGGGATTATGTGCTTAATGATAAATATCTAGATAAAAATACGGGATCGGATGACGATGAATATGACGATGAAGGCAGAAACTACCTAATTCACGACAGTGATGAGAATTTGTCAGAAGATGAGAAAAACATCGAAAAGCAAGAAGAATTTGAgcttaaatataattttagatTTGAAGAACCTGATCAGGAATTTATTAAACGATATCCGCGTAGCATGGAGAATTCTTTAAGAAGGAAAGATACTCGTAGAGCCGAAAAGAGAGCAGaggtaaaaaagagaaaagaagatgaGAAATTAAGGAAACAAGAGGAACTTAAGCAGTTGAAAGCattaaagagaaaagaaatcgaagaaaaaatagaaaaattgaagGAAATTACAGGGAATGACGATATTCAATTTAATGATATTGATTTGGAGGGTGATTTTGATCCTGCCAAATATGATCAAAAAATGAATCAAATTTTTAATGACGATTACTATGCAGTTCCCGAGGGGAATGCTAAGCCCGAGTTTCAAGATATTGACGAGGAACTAGGAATTGAGGATACCTGGGATAATTATGATCCAAATACAGAAAATTTGGCAGATGATGATGGATATGAAGGACCGCATTGCGAGGATCCAGAATTTAAT ATGGATGCGGATTATAATCCATTGAAAAGAGTTCAGGAAGAAATGGAAATGGATTCTAAAAGAAGAAAACGTAGACGGAGGTCTAAGTTTGCAGAACTCATAGCAAAAGAAAAGCCAAAATTTGATCCTCAACAACATAAATCTTACGAAGAATATTTTGATAAGTATTATTCATTGGATTACGAAGATATGATTGGTGACATACCATGTAGATTTAAATACAGAGAAGTTGTGCCAAACGATTATGGTTTGAGCATAGAAGAG ATATTGGTGGCCGATGATAAAGAATTGAATAAATGGTGTTCCTTGAAGAAAGCTCTTCAGTACAGACCAGAGCATGCTGAACTAAATGACGTCCAAATGTATAAACAGAAAGCCAAGAATGAGGCACTTAAAAGAAAGATACTTACAAGTTTATACAA gCAAGCCGAGGATGACGAAGAGGAAGACAAAAAGGAGATCTCAACTACTACCACCGTTAATGAAAGCacagaaacaaaaaagaagcgacgaaagaagaagaaaaagatacaaGACGATCAGAACGATTCAGCCACTGTCGAGATTAATCACGAAACATCTAAATATAACAAACAACCTAACGAAAGCGATGAAAAGATGAAAAATAACGTTAATGTAACACAAGAAAAATCAAAGAAACATGCGAAAAGTGAAAAGCGGAAGTCAGAGGAACAGCGTGAGCAGCCAAAGAAAAAGAAGCTAAAGATTAATAAGTTGGAAGAATCTATAAATTCCACCGAAAATAAAATTCTCGAAGAAGAAAAAACTACAGGCGAACCTATCGATAAAGAATTTTCATCTAAAAAGAAAGTTAGTGATCAAAATCACAACGAGTCAAACGTCAAACATTCaaagaaaacaaaattaaaGGAGAAGATGACGAAGAAGAAGCTCgacaaaaagaagaagaagaatgggACAAAGGACGGAGAAATTAGTGACATTGCTTCATTAAATCCGGAAAGGTTAAAGGTATATGGGATAAATCCaaagaaactgaaaaacaaattgaaatacggaaagaagaaacaataa
- the LOC126920781 gene encoding DNA/RNA-binding protein KIN17 has product MGKHEVGTPKYIANKIKAKGLQKLRWYCQMCQKQCRDENGFKCHTMSESHHRQLLLFADNASRYMDQFSKEFSHGYLNLLKRQFGTRRVPANRVYQEYISDRGHIHMNATIWLTLTAFVKWLGRTGQCVVDETEKGWYVSYIDRDPETLAAQERKAKKQKMDKDDEERMMEFVEKQVEKGQQESNGQSETVKEPLTRVDNDTPLVLNMKINKKPKLLPIIKIEKPDKGSTSTESVSMISNIKSEESSKKYMDKETRSIKSEKHTSKYSKDEDSREGWLREGLMVKVITKTLGNKYYKSKGIVQSVEKSNFVGKVKLKSPEEVENHVIKLDQEYLETVIPAFGKHVMILWGKYKGMTGVVYKLHIESYSIDVKLERDDIIVKNLPYEQICKYMI; this is encoded by the exons ATGGGTAAACACGAAGTGGGAACGCCTAAGTACATTGCCAACAAAATTAAGGCAAAAGGCTTGCAAAAATTGAGATGGTATTGCCAAATGTGTCAGAAACAGTGCAGAGACGAAAATGGATTCAAGTGTCACACCATGTCAGAATCTCATCACAGACAGTTATTACTATTTGCTGACAATGCATCCCGGTATATGGATCAATTCTCAAAAGAATTTTCTCATGGTTACTTAAACTTGTTGAAAAGACAATTTGGCACCAGACGTGTACCAGCTAATCGAGTTTATCAAGAATATATCTCAGATAGAGGACATATACATATGAATGCTACAATCTGGCTTACGTTAACTGCATTTGTTAAATGGCTTGGACGTACTGGCCAATGTGTTGTTGACGAAACAGAAAAAG GTTGGTATGTATCATATATCGACAGAGATCCAGAAACATTAGCAGCTCAAGAAAGGAAAGCTAAAAAGCAAAAAATGGATAAAGATGACGAGGAAAGGATGATGGAGTTTGTAGAAAAACAAGTAGAAAAGGGTCAACAAGAAAGTAACGGACAATCTGAAACTGTTAAAGAGCCGTTAACACGAGTTGACAACGATACACCTCTAGTTCTTaacatgaaaataaataaaaagccaAAACTGCTTCctattataaaaatagaaaaaccaGATAAAGGTTCAACTAGTACTGAATCAGTCTCTATGATTTCGAATATAAAATCCGAGGAATCAAGTAAAAAGTATATGGACAAAGAAACAAGATCAATAAAATCTGAAAAACATACATCTAAATATAGCAAAGATGAAGATAGTAGAGAAGGATGGTTAAGAGAAGGTTTGATGGTGAAAGTAATTACTAAAACTCTTGGAAATAAATATTACAAGTCTAAAGGAATAGTTCAATCTGTTGAAAAATCCAACTTTGTTGGAAAAGTCAAATTGAAATCACCCGAAGAAGTCGAGAATCACGTTATAAAATTGGATCAGGAATATCTAGAAACCGTAATACCCGCCTTTGGAAAGCATGTCATGATTCTTTGGGGAAAATACAAAGGCATGACAGGTGTGGTATACAAACTTCACATAGAAAGTTACAGTATTGACGTAAAATTAGAAAGGGATGACATTATTGTAAAAAATTTACCGTATGAACAAATTTGCAAATATATGATATGA
- the LOC126920635 gene encoding inactive ubiquitin carboxyl-terminal hydrolase MINDY-4B isoform X1, translating into MEETEEIEESTNSCSTSTSSSATTVRGKKHCTEMRSEKPVYLRQKEKIIYPRSTRTLVKTAVIGGKPIEEKTCMTLRTLVFGSCASPPRPEWARTGFTLRPYGQSLAFGLRAPRNTTRGLVTVVQATMLKHFLFKCNRQDTHANPESMLKPSYDRQIDVLTLTIAEIIWRCAGGFAVQSTGYSPNQSVTGNANAPRAVVALPQETPYVQHSVQYFQDGLTETLHLFEFDSLGDLEIFIKRYLYLFQDEGGPGAKLLLYSAVLSRGLSKVQADLEDPKGSILSGCPEEGPISVVILSLTGRASPHLHNGVLHVGDENTYAIPQWGVLVRSEVGFLVHEGDGQLNKQPGSRLKTPNLPIWVTLCHGHHGVLFNTNRELLRNYHAERRFEIQYFTCGGSHAILTVDTRSNSGNDSEFEGPSKECMDIAATPLEKLIRSKWQDACIQWNGTPLM; encoded by the exons ATGGAGGAAACAGAGGAAATCGAGGAGAGTACCAACTCGTGTTCGACGTCCACGTCGTCCTCAGCGACGACGGTGCGTGGCAAGAAACACTGTACGGAAATGCGATCTGAGAAACCAGTGTACCTTCGACAGAAAG AGAAGATCATTTATCCGAGGAGCACTAGGACGTTGGTCAAGACTGCTGTGATTGGAGGAAAACCTATCGAGGAGAAGACTTGCATG ACTCTGAGAACGTTGGTTTTCGGAAGTTGTGCCAGTCCACCGAGACCGGAATGGGCAAGAACCGGATTCACCCTGCGACCTTACGGACAAAGCTTGGCATTTGGATTACGAGCACCGAGAAATACGACCAGGGGTCTCGTAACTGTTGTGCAGGCCACAATGCTCAAGCATTTCCTGTTTAAATGTAATAGACAAGACACTCATGCTAATCCAGAAAG CATGCTGAAGCCATCGTACGATAGACAGATCGATGTCTTGACATTGACGATAGCAGAGATCATTTGGCGTTGCGCCGGTGGATTCGCCGTGCAAAGTACTGGTTATTCGCCAAATCAGAGTGTCACGGGAAACGCAAATGCGCCCAGGGCCGTGGTAGCTTTGCCGCAAGAGACGCCCTATGTGCAACATAGCGTGCAATACTTCCAGGATGGTCTCACGGAGACC CTGCACCTGTTCGAGTTTGATTCTTTGGGAGACTTGGAgatatttattaaaagatatttatatttg TTTCAAGACGAGGGTGGCCCTGGTGCTAAATTATTATTGTACAGCGCTGTGCTTTCCAGAGGACTTTCTAA GGTACAAGCCGATCTAGAAGATCCAAAAGGCTCGATACTAAGCGGTTGTCCAGAGGAAGGCCCCATAAGCGTTGTAATTCTCTCATTAACTGGTCGTGCTTCGCCTCATCTGCATAATGGGGTGCTACACGTTGGGGATGAAAACACATAC GCTATACCACAATGGGGTGTCCTTGTGAGAAGCGAAGTAGGATTTCTGGTGCACGAGGGTGATGGACAATTGAACAAACAACCAGGTTCTCGTTTGAAAACCCCGAATTTGCCAATTTGGGTTACTCTGTGTCATGGTCACCACGGTGTCTTGTTCAATACCAATCGGGAATTACTTAGAAATTATCACGCTGAACGACG TTTCGAGATTCAATACTTCACATGCGGCGGCAGCCACGCCATTTTGACCGTGGACACCAGGTCGAATTCCGGAAATGATTCAGAGTTCGAGGGCCCAAGCAAAGAATGCATGGACATTGCTGCAACACCCTTGGAGAAACTCATTCGTTCCAA ATGGCAAGATGCTTGCATACAGTGGAATGGAACACCCTTAATGTGA
- the LOC126920635 gene encoding inactive ubiquitin carboxyl-terminal hydrolase MINDY-4B isoform X2, whose amino-acid sequence MLLSVRAARCAALMGEPDELYPEKIIYPRSTRTLVKTAVIGGKPIEEKTCMTLRTLVFGSCASPPRPEWARTGFTLRPYGQSLAFGLRAPRNTTRGLVTVVQATMLKHFLFKCNRQDTHANPESMLKPSYDRQIDVLTLTIAEIIWRCAGGFAVQSTGYSPNQSVTGNANAPRAVVALPQETPYVQHSVQYFQDGLTETLHLFEFDSLGDLEIFIKRYLYLFQDEGGPGAKLLLYSAVLSRGLSKVQADLEDPKGSILSGCPEEGPISVVILSLTGRASPHLHNGVLHVGDENTYAIPQWGVLVRSEVGFLVHEGDGQLNKQPGSRLKTPNLPIWVTLCHGHHGVLFNTNRELLRNYHAERRFEIQYFTCGGSHAILTVDTRSNSGNDSEFEGPSKECMDIAATPLEKLIRSKWQDACIQWNGTPLM is encoded by the exons atgttgctATCTGTTAGAGCAGCCAGGTGTGCGGCTCTGATGGGAGAGCCTGACGAACTGTATCCAG AGAAGATCATTTATCCGAGGAGCACTAGGACGTTGGTCAAGACTGCTGTGATTGGAGGAAAACCTATCGAGGAGAAGACTTGCATG ACTCTGAGAACGTTGGTTTTCGGAAGTTGTGCCAGTCCACCGAGACCGGAATGGGCAAGAACCGGATTCACCCTGCGACCTTACGGACAAAGCTTGGCATTTGGATTACGAGCACCGAGAAATACGACCAGGGGTCTCGTAACTGTTGTGCAGGCCACAATGCTCAAGCATTTCCTGTTTAAATGTAATAGACAAGACACTCATGCTAATCCAGAAAG CATGCTGAAGCCATCGTACGATAGACAGATCGATGTCTTGACATTGACGATAGCAGAGATCATTTGGCGTTGCGCCGGTGGATTCGCCGTGCAAAGTACTGGTTATTCGCCAAATCAGAGTGTCACGGGAAACGCAAATGCGCCCAGGGCCGTGGTAGCTTTGCCGCAAGAGACGCCCTATGTGCAACATAGCGTGCAATACTTCCAGGATGGTCTCACGGAGACC CTGCACCTGTTCGAGTTTGATTCTTTGGGAGACTTGGAgatatttattaaaagatatttatatttg TTTCAAGACGAGGGTGGCCCTGGTGCTAAATTATTATTGTACAGCGCTGTGCTTTCCAGAGGACTTTCTAA GGTACAAGCCGATCTAGAAGATCCAAAAGGCTCGATACTAAGCGGTTGTCCAGAGGAAGGCCCCATAAGCGTTGTAATTCTCTCATTAACTGGTCGTGCTTCGCCTCATCTGCATAATGGGGTGCTACACGTTGGGGATGAAAACACATAC GCTATACCACAATGGGGTGTCCTTGTGAGAAGCGAAGTAGGATTTCTGGTGCACGAGGGTGATGGACAATTGAACAAACAACCAGGTTCTCGTTTGAAAACCCCGAATTTGCCAATTTGGGTTACTCTGTGTCATGGTCACCACGGTGTCTTGTTCAATACCAATCGGGAATTACTTAGAAATTATCACGCTGAACGACG TTTCGAGATTCAATACTTCACATGCGGCGGCAGCCACGCCATTTTGACCGTGGACACCAGGTCGAATTCCGGAAATGATTCAGAGTTCGAGGGCCCAAGCAAAGAATGCATGGACATTGCTGCAACACCCTTGGAGAAACTCATTCGTTCCAA ATGGCAAGATGCTTGCATACAGTGGAATGGAACACCCTTAATGTGA